The nucleotide window GTGGGCGTGACGGTCGACACGTACCACATCTGGTGGGACGACAACGCGCCCGCGCAGATCGCGCGGGCGGGCGCGGGCGGCCGCATCCACACCTTCCAGCTCGCCGACTGGATCACCCCGTTGCCCGAGGGCGTCCTCAACGGCCGGGGCCAGATCGGTGACGGCGCGATCGACATGCGCGAGTGGAAGGCGTACGTCGAGGCGGCCGGTTACACCGGCCCCATCGAGGTCGAACTGTTCAACGACGACCTGTGGGCCGGGGACGGACGGGCGTTGCTGAAGCAGACGGCGGAGCGGTTCGTGGAACACGCGGCCTGACGTGTGGGGGGCGCCCTTTCGATGGGAAGGGCGCCCCACGCGCACGTGGGGACCGTGGTCCAGAATCAGCGCATGGACGTCCCCAAGCTGCTCGAAGCGGCCTCGTTGCTGGTCCCGGAGGAGACCGCCACCGAGAACGACATCACGGTGCGGGACGTCTGGCCCTACCTGGTCGCGGACGAGTGGGAAGTGGCCCTCGGCCTCCTGGAAGAACTGGGTGAGGCCCGCCCCCTCCCGCCCGACTTCTGGGACACCCTGGGCGAAGCCGCCGGGCAGCTTCTGATGGGCAGGAGCGCGGCCTGGTGCCATTGGCGGTCCTACGAGGCCGAGCACGGCGTCGTCCGCGCCGACCTCACCCTCCGCCCGACAGGCGAGTACCGACGGCAGACCCCCTTCTCCGGAGCCGGCGTCCTGCGCCCGATGTGGGACCTCGGGCATCGGACCCCGACGGGCGAACCGGTCGTCGACATCGCCGCGCTCTGGGCGGAGTTCACCCACTCGCTCGGCCCCGGCGACCGGGCCACCGTACGCCTGGCCCCCCTCGACCCCGCTCGTTGGAGGCACGTGCTGCCGGGCCGGGTGATCACGATGCACGAGGACCGGACGGTGGCCGGGACGGCGGTCGTACGGGAGGTCCGTCCTCCCTTCGGGGCGGATGCGGAATGGCCTGATTCGCCTCCAGGGGAACCGTAGTTCCTCGTAACGTGTACACCTCTGGTGAGCGTGCGCGTACGGAGGGTGGTCTCGGTATGGATCCGGTATCGGTGGGGCTGCTGGTGGCGTTGGCGGGTGGCGCCGGCGGCGAGGTGGGGCGGCAGTCGTGGGTGGGGCTGGGTGAGCTGGTGCGGCGCCCGTTCCGGCGGGGGGAGGACGCCGCGCACGCTCGCGGCATCAGCTCCGGGGAGGTGGAACTGGCGGCCCTCGGACAGGCTCCGGCCGACGCGGCACGCGCACAGGCACTGAGCACCGCCCTCGCCGTACGGGCCGCGCTGGACGCGGAGTTCCACGCCGGTCTGCAGCAGTGGCACGAGCAGGCGAAGCTGGTACGCACCGGCGACGGCGAGGTGCACAACACCATCAGCGGCGGCACCCAGTACGGACCGGTGGTGCAGGGCAGGGACTTCTCCGGGCTCTCCTTCATCACCAACCCGCCCCCGCCGCCGGCCACCCCTGAGGGCGGTGCGTCGCCCGCGCGGGGCTGAGTGCCATGAGGTGTCGAACTCGTCCGCGTCGGCCCCGCCCGGCGCCCCGGCAGCCGTACGGACATGTCCCCGCACCGTACGGAATCTCCCCAGAACCCACCCTCAATCCGACCCCGGGTCGGCCCCGACGAGTGCCCCTCTGACCTGCTCTTTCTCTGGGCGGCAAGTCCGCGTGCCGCACCATGGCACGCGCTCTATGAGCGACCGGTCACATGCTGTGTGATGTGCGGCGCGACGCCACCATGCGTCACGACGCCCCTACGGGGGGTTCGGCGTCATCCACGCAACCGACCACACGAAGAGCCGCTCATGTATCCCCAGAAGAAACGTCCCCAAGATCCCCCACCTCAACAACCCCCGCAGTCCCACGACCACTTACAGGACCCGCTCGCCGCCGTGCTCCTGTACCTGGGCCATCTCGACCACGGGCTCCTGTACTCCGAGGGAGAGTTGGCCCGGGCGATCAACGACTGTCACCGCTCGTACGGAAACCCCGTCGACCTCGGCACCTGGTACGGACAGTCGCTGAATGCCGGGGGGACCGAGAAGGCGGCGGCCACCGTTCGGGCGCGGCGCGCATGGGCCCTGCGGATCGCCGCCGACCTGGCTCACCGCCATCCCCACGACCGCTCCCTGCCCTGGGCCTCGGGCGTCACCCTGTCCGACGCCCTGCAGACGGGCGCGCGGCGCACGTTACGGGGCGTGCGCCGCCACGCGTTCCTCGTCGCCGCCCCCGTCATCGTCCTGTACGTGATGATCAGCGGCCTGTCGGAGGTGGCCAGGGACTTCATGGCCGTGTCGGTGGCCGGCCCGTTGAACGTGGGTCTCCTGCTCGGCCTGGTCCAGCTCGTCGCCGTCGCCGCCTGGGTCCAGTGGTACGCCCGGTACTGCGGAACCTCCGTCGACCCGCTCGTCGAGAGCCTGGGAACGAACGTCGAGCGACTGGAGCACCGCCCATGAGGACCGACTACGTCACCGCCGATCTGCCGGTCTTCTTCGTCTTCCTCGTCTGCGCCCTGTTCCTCGTGATGTTCGCCGGGCCCCAGCGCGGGACGGTGACCGAGTTCTACGTCAGCGACGGCCTCCTCAAGCCCGCCCACAACGGCGTCGCCCTCTTCGGGGACGTCATGTCCGCGGCGGCCCTGCTGGGCAGCCCCGGCCTGATCGCGCTCACCGGGTACGACGGCACGCTCTCCGTACTGGGACCGGCCGTCTCGTGGATCGTCATCCTCCTCCTGGTGGCGGAGCGCTACCACAGCACCACCGAGTTCACCATCGGTGACCGCCTCGCGCGCCGACTGCGGTCCCGCCCGGTGCATCTCGCGGCGGGCGTCGCGACACTCCTCGTCTGCCTGCTGTATCTGATCGCCCAACTGGTCGGAGCGAGCGCGCTCACGGTGGGCATTCTGGGCTCGGCCGGGCAGGGCATGGAACAGGCCGTGACCGCCGGTCTCGGCCTGCTCATGATCCTGTACATCGTCCTGGGCGGCATGCGAGCCGCCACGCTCGTCCAGACGGTCAAGGCGGTCATGCTGGTGGGCGGCGGTATCGCCCTGGCGCTGCTGGTCCTGGCCAGGTTCGACTTCGACCCGGGCGCGCTGCTGAGCGCGGCCGCCAACGGAAGCGGCCACGGCGACGACTTCCTGAGCCCGGGGCTCCGTTTCGGCGGCGGCGGAGCGACGAAACTGGACTCCCTGAGCGAGCAGATGGCCCTGCTGATCGGCGCCGCCGGTCTGCCGCACCTGCTGATGCGGATCAGTACCGTGCCCACCCCGAGCGGCGCACGCCGATCCGTCCAGTACGCGGCCCTGCTGACGGTCGTGTTCTACACGGCCGCCGGTGTCCTCGGCTTCGGGGCCGCCGCCCTCGTCGGCACGCAGGTGATCGCGGGGGACCACCCCTCCGGCAACACCGCCGTGCTCCTGCTCGCGGCGCACATCGGCGGTTCGTTCCTGCTCACCCTGGTCGCCTGCCTGGCGTTCGCCACCGTCCTGGCCGTCGTCGCGGGCGTCACCCTCGCCGCCGCGACCTCACTGGCCCACGACATCTACGGCGCCTTCATCACCCGTGGCACGGCCTCCGGGGAGCGCGAGCTGTTCGTCGCGCGCGTGGCGGCCGTGGTGGTCGGCACCACCGCCACGATGCTGGCCGTGTTCGCGCGCAGCCTCAATGTCTCCTTCCTCGTCGGACTGGCGTTCGCCGTGGCCGCCTCGGCGATCGTCCCCGCCCTGCTGTACAGCATGTTCTGGAAGGACTTCACCACCCGGGGCGCGACCTGGAGCATCTACGGCGGTCTGCTGATCTCCGTGGTGCTGGTGGCGCTGTCGCCGCAGGTCTCCGGGAGCCCGACCGCGCTGCTGCCCGACCTGGACTTCGCGGTGTTCCCGCTGCGCAACCCGGGGCTCGTCGCGATCCCGGCCGGATTCCTCCTCGGCTGGCTCGGCTCCGTACGCTCCTCACGCTCCGAATCAGCCGAGTGGACCGAAGCCGTACCGAGTCCCCGGACCGAGCAGCAAGGTTACGCACGGCACCGCTGAGGCCGTACGACACCAGCGGCTGACGGCGTCCGGTACCCGCATGCGGGCGCCGTCAGTCGCTGCCCACAGCACACCGCCGGGGCTGCTCCGGCCCGCCCGCCGACAGTGCCTGTACGCGGTACTCCGTCGGCGAGACCCCGTACGCGCCCCGGAACGCACGGGTGAAGTCGGAGGCACGCGGCAGGCCCCAGCGGGCGGCGATGGCGTGGATGGGAGTGGACGCCAGGGCCGGGTCGGCCAGATCACGACGGGCGCCCTCCAGCCGTCGCCCGCGGATCCAGGCCGCGACCGTCTCGCCCGGGGCGTCCTCCTGGAACAGCCGGTGCAGGTAGCTCACCGAGATGTGATGCGCGGCGGCTATCGCGGGCGGAGTCAGCGCCGGATCGTGGAGGTTCTGGCTGACGAACGCCCGTATGCGCGTCGTCAGGGCCTGCCTGCGGGTCTCCGGCGCCAGGGTGTCCTCCACCTCCAGCACCTGGGCGAACCAGGCGGACAACAGGCCGATCAGGACCGTGCCCAGCCGGGGCGCGTCGGACGGCTGGAGGACGTCGGCCTGCCGCTCCAGGCCGGTGAGGAACCCCGTCAGCAGGGCGCCCACCCCCTCCCGCCCCGGCAGCCGCCGCCCCAGCAACTGCTGGATACGGGCGGGCGGCAGGGGCACCAGCGACTTGGGGAAGTCCACGCCCACGCCCGTGATCACCTGACGGCCCCGGTCGGCCGGCAGGTGCACCTCGTACGGCCGTGACGTGTCGCTCACCCACAGGTCGCTCGGGCCGTACGCCTCGGCCCGCCCCGCATGCTCGAACCCCAGGTCGCCGCCGAGCACCAGCGACAGGTGGTACATCTCCGGGTCGGACTGCCGCACCAGCTTCTCGGTACGCCGGAACCCCGTCGGCAGGTGCGACGTCGGCCACGCCAGCACCGGGCCCAGCTCCAGCAGCCGCTGTTCCGCCCAGAAGTCGTCGGCGAACAGGCTGCTCATGTGACTGGGCGCGATCGCCCGGTGCATCAACTCGCCCCAGTACTCGAACCGGTGCTCCTTGGGCACGTCGTCGCTCCGGAAGACCGTTCCGATCATGGTGAGGGTCAGTCCTGAGCGGCGTACGGGACGAAGTCGGCCCAGGCGGTGGGGGAGAGGGTGAGCTGGGGGCCGGTGGTGTTCTTGGAGTCGCGGATGTGGATGGTGTGGGGGAGGGCTATGGCTACTTCTACGCAGTCATCGCCGGACGCGCTGCTGTAGCTGCTCTTGAACCAGGCCAGTCGGGTCGTGCTCATAGGTCCCCTCGCATCCGCTGCAACAGGCTCATGGAGTCACGGATGGTGAGAGCCTGCGAACGCATCCTGACATACCGCTGCTTAAGGACGCTGACCACTTTCGCGTCGGAGACCAGCTGACCGCTTTCCTGCCCTTCGAGGTAGGCGAACCACCTGTTCTCCGGGGTTTCCGACAGACGGATCGGCCCCTGCAACCCGGAGTGCGACTCCTGCACCAGGGGCATGACCTGGATATCGACATTCCGCAGTTCGGAGACCTCCAATACGCGGTCGATGAGCCCACGCGTGACTGCTGGCCCTCCGGTGCGCCGCAGGAACAGGTGCTCTTCGAGGATGAAGCCGAAGGCCGTGTTCGCGCGCTCCCTGAACAGCCGCTGTCGCTCGGCACGGGCGCCCCATCGCTCCTCGATCTGCTCGTCGTCCAGTGGCGGAAGTTGGTCGGCGAACAGTGCCTGGGCGTACGCCTCC belongs to Streptomyces graminofaciens and includes:
- a CDS encoding DUF485 domain-containing protein, which translates into the protein MYPQKKRPQDPPPQQPPQSHDHLQDPLAAVLLYLGHLDHGLLYSEGELARAINDCHRSYGNPVDLGTWYGQSLNAGGTEKAAATVRARRAWALRIAADLAHRHPHDRSLPWASGVTLSDALQTGARRTLRGVRRHAFLVAAPVIVLYVMISGLSEVARDFMAVSVAGPLNVGLLLGLVQLVAVAAWVQWYARYCGTSVDPLVESLGTNVERLEHRP
- a CDS encoding cation acetate symporter; amino-acid sequence: MRTDYVTADLPVFFVFLVCALFLVMFAGPQRGTVTEFYVSDGLLKPAHNGVALFGDVMSAAALLGSPGLIALTGYDGTLSVLGPAVSWIVILLLVAERYHSTTEFTIGDRLARRLRSRPVHLAAGVATLLVCLLYLIAQLVGASALTVGILGSAGQGMEQAVTAGLGLLMILYIVLGGMRAATLVQTVKAVMLVGGGIALALLVLARFDFDPGALLSAAANGSGHGDDFLSPGLRFGGGGATKLDSLSEQMALLIGAAGLPHLLMRISTVPTPSGARRSVQYAALLTVVFYTAAGVLGFGAAALVGTQVIAGDHPSGNTAVLLLAAHIGGSFLLTLVACLAFATVLAVVAGVTLAAATSLAHDIYGAFITRGTASGERELFVARVAAVVVGTTATMLAVFARSLNVSFLVGLAFAVAASAIVPALLYSMFWKDFTTRGATWSIYGGLLISVVLVALSPQVSGSPTALLPDLDFAVFPLRNPGLVAIPAGFLLGWLGSVRSSRSESAEWTEAVPSPRTEQQGYARHR
- a CDS encoding helix-turn-helix domain-containing protein, whose translation is MIGTVFRSDDVPKEHRFEYWGELMHRAIAPSHMSSLFADDFWAEQRLLELGPVLAWPTSHLPTGFRRTEKLVRQSDPEMYHLSLVLGGDLGFEHAGRAEAYGPSDLWVSDTSRPYEVHLPADRGRQVITGVGVDFPKSLVPLPPARIQQLLGRRLPGREGVGALLTGFLTGLERQADVLQPSDAPRLGTVLIGLLSAWFAQVLEVEDTLAPETRRQALTTRIRAFVSQNLHDPALTPPAIAAAHHISVSYLHRLFQEDAPGETVAAWIRGRRLEGARRDLADPALASTPIHAIAARWGLPRASDFTRAFRGAYGVSPTEYRVQALSAGGPEQPRRCAVGSD
- a CDS encoding DUF397 domain-containing protein — encoded protein: MSTTRLAWFKSSYSSASGDDCVEVAIALPHTIHIRDSKNTTGPQLTLSPTAWADFVPYAAQD
- a CDS encoding helix-turn-helix domain-containing protein translates to MVESSDSLRTFGAMVQALREHAGLSREELAEVIGYSKHMVASVELGRRIPDVAFVEGVDRALGNTGALIRAAQHLGRQPGLAAWFRKWAKLEVAAITLYTYECRMIPGLLQTEAYAQALFADQLPPLDDEQIEERWGARAERQRLFRERANTAFGFILEEHLFLRRTGGPAVTRGLIDRVLEVSELRNVDIQVMPLVQESHSGLQGPIRLSETPENRWFAYLEGQESGQLVSDAKVVSVLKQRYVRMRSQALTIRDSMSLLQRMRGDL